CCTCTTGATAGTGCTTTTGACCTGTATCCGTCTTCTCTTTTTTGACCGACGAAGAGGTTGCCGTTTTCGGTTTGCTTTGGCGTTCATAGCGTTTGGGCGTACAAGCCACTAGAGATAGAACAGACACACCCGCCAGTAGTGAAATCATCAGTTTTCTCATAGTATTACTCCTTTAGTCCACACGGTAGAAGAACGAGTCAGTATCCCAAATATATTGTTGCCCTACCCATATACGGTCTTTTGATGTATCTGATGGATCACTATTCTGATTACTATCTGGCCTCATAGGTGTTCCTGCTGGCAAGAATGAGATCGCAGCTCCACCAGCTGTATTTGGTTTTGAACTATGGATTCCCCCACTAATATAGCCGTGATCGGGATTAATTCTATCAACAACTCCACTACCATCTGTTACAAATCCTTTTCCTGTCAAACCATCTTTATCAAATTCCAGAACCCAACCTAGACCATTTCTCCAGGTTCCTGCAATACTTGAAAAATCACCGTTCTGAATTTCTTGAATATTCATTCCGCTGCTTTTCTTACTTGAGCTTGATGATTTAGAACCATCCACACGCGTTGTGAAGTCAAGGGCGATCCAGCCTTGTCCAGATTCCAATTTGCCCCAGGTATGACCATCCGCCTCTACTGTTTCCGTAATGGTGTGAGTTCCTTTTGCGATCATTCCCGCAGATGGTGCAGAAGTCGATGGCTCTTTTCGAATACGGAGATCCGACACACTGACTTGTACTTTGAAGCTTTCCGATTTTTTCTCTTCCGATTTTGCTGCTGATTTGGAATCCCCTGAACCTTCAAAAGTTTTCCAGTCCAGCTTACTGAGGTCCAACTGCTTGGCTGAAATCCCAAGAGCTTGTTCTGCTGTTTGGTCCCCACCAATTTGAATGGTTGCTTTCTTTTCTTCCTTGGCTTCCCCTTTTCCTAGCGAATAAAGGGTCAATTCCCGGTCTGGGCTCACAGATTGCCAAGTCGCATAGACGATTTGCCCATTGTCAAAAACATCTAAACTGGAGCGATAACCGCCCACCCCAGCTGTATAAGCTGTATGGAGCAATTCAGCTTTTTGACCCTTGAGGTAATAGATAGCAGAAACATACTGTTTGTTTCCAGTGTATTGATTGGTCACCAAGAGCTCATCCACATCATCTTTGTTCAAGTCTGTAAAGGCATACTGAAAGGTTACCGGAGTTCCTAAGCGCTCCAAAGCATCTAAATAAATGCTTTCTTCTGAACCAGATTGTATTTTACCTAATTCCTCAAACAGGCCAGTCTTATCCCCATTTTTAAGAGCACTATCATACTTAGCATACCGATCCAAAACCTCTTGATAGTACTTTTGACCTGTATCCTTTTTCTCTTTTTTGACAGCTGATGACGTTGCTGTCTTTGGTTTACTTTGACGTTCATATCGTTTGGGCGTACAAGCGACTAGAGATAGAACAGACACACCTGCCAGTAGTGAAATCATAACCTTTTTCATAAAAACCTCCTCATATCTATCCTAGTATATCAAAAATGGTCAATTTTTCCAGCTCTTTTCAAGATTTTCACACAAGCATCTTCCCTCTCCCTCTATGTTTCTGCCCTTTTTTCTGCTATACTTAAAGAAGAACACCGATCAAAAGGAGAACATTATGGAATTAAAAAAACGTTCTGAATTTCCTGAGAACGAACTCTGGGACCTCACATCCCTCTACCAAGACCAGGAAGACTTCTTGCGTGCCATTGAAAAAACACGTGAAGAAATCAATGAATTTGTCCGTAACTACAAGGGCAACCTCCACACCTTTGAAGACTTTGAAGCTGCCTTTGCGGTCTTTGAACAAATTCAGATCCAACTCAGCCACATTGGCAACTACAGCTTTATGCCCCAAACCACTGACTTTGGTGATGAAGCTTTCGCAGAGATTGCCCAAGCGGGGATGGATTTCGAAACTTGGGCCAGTGTTGAACTTTCCTTCTTTGATGATGCTTTGGTCGAAGCGGATGAAGATGTCCTCGAACGCCTGGGGCAACTCCCTCACCTCACTTTTGCCATTCGTCAGGCTAAAATTAAAAAAGCTCACTACTTGGGAGCTGATGTCGAAAAGACCTTGACCAACCTGGGGGAAGTCTTCTACGGACCACAAGATATCTATACCAAGATGCGGGCAGGCGACTTTGAAATGACTGATTTCGAAGTCGATGGAAAAGTTTACAAGAATAGCTTTGTTACCTATGAAAACTTCTACCAAAACCATGAGAATGCGGAAATCCGTGAAAAAGCCTTTCGTTCCTTCTCAGAAGGTCTCCGCAAGCACCAAAACACAGCTGCTGCTACCTATCTAGCTCAAGTTAAGTCTGAAAAACTGATCGCAGATATGCGAGGCTACGACTCTGTCTTTGACTATCTCTTAGCTGAGCAGGAAGTGGATCGTTCTATGTTTGACCGTCAGATTGACCTGATCATGAAGGATTTCGCTCCAGTCGCTCAAAAATTCCTCAAACACGTAGCCAAGGTCAACGGCCTTGAAAAAATGACTTTCGCTGATTGGAAGTTGGATTTGGACAGTGCACTCAACCCAGATGTTACTATTGATGATGCCTATGACTTGGTCATGAAATCTGTGGCACCTCTTGGGGAAGAATATTCCCGCGAAATTGCCCGCTACCAAACCGAACGCTGGGTTGATTTCGCAGCCAATGAAGGTAAGGATTCTGGTGGTTATGCAGCCGATCCATACCGCGTTCATCCTTATGTCCTCATGAGCTGGACAGGACGCATGAGCGATGTCTACACCCTGATCCACGAGATCGGACACTCTGGTCAGTTTATCTTCTCAGACAACAACCAAAGCTACTTCAACGCCCACATGTCGACCTACTATGTGGAAGCTCCTTCTACCTTTAACGAGCTCCTCCTCAGCGACTATTTGGAACATCAGTTTGATGATCCTCGTCAAAAACGTTTTGCCTTGGCTCACCGTTTGACAGACACTTACTTCCACAACTTCATCACCCACTTGTTGGAAGCAGCCTTCCAACGCAAGGTCTACACCTTGATCGAAGAAGGTGGTACCTTCGGAGCTAGCAAGCTCAATAGCATCATGAAGGAAGTCTTGACCGAATTCTGGGGAGACGCCGTTGAAATCGATGATGACGCAGCATTGACCTGGATGCGCCAAAGCCACTACTACATGGGGCTTTACAGCTATACTTACTCAGCTGGCTTGGTTATCTCAACAGCGGGATACTTGCATTTGAAGAACTCCGAAAACGGAGCTAAAGATTGGCTAGACCTCCTCAAATCAGGTGGCAGCAAGACCCCACTTGAGTCAGCCATGATCATCGGAGCAGATATCTCGACTGACAAACCACTCCGCGATACCATCCAATTCCTTTCAGACACTGTGGATCAAATCATTGCCTACAGTGCAGAATTGGGGGAATAAGAACAATTTTCAGACTTAGTTTAATCTAAGTCTGATTTTTTATTAAAATGTTACCAGTTAGTGATTGAAAGCGCTCTTATATTGTGGTATGATTATTGTGAAAAATATTACTAAATATGGAGAAAAAAATGAAAAAGTTTGTCGATTATATCATGGCCCAACCAGTTTGGAAAGTCGTTCTTTACGGTCTCGGAATCCTCTTTATGATTTTTAATCCCAAGATCATTCTTCCTATCCTATTTTTTGGTGGTATAGGATTTGCCTGGTATTTTGCTAAAAAGAAACCCAACGCTGCTAAAAGAAATATCGCTGCTATTGCTTCAGTTCTTGCAGTCGGAGGTGCATACTTAATCAACCCTAATATTGCTTCCATTAAGCAAGAAGAGCAGGCTCAAGCCACTCATTTTGCATCCACTCCTTCTAAAAATGATGAAAGTGCGAAAAAAGAGGCTGAGGCAAAACGTGAAAAAGAAGTAAAAGAAAAAGCTGAGAAAGAGAAAGCAGAGAAAGCTGAAAAAGCTGAAAAAGAGAAAAAGGCAAAAGAAGAACAAGAACGAAAAGAAAAAGAAGAGCGCGAGAAAAAGGCGAAAGAAGAACAGGAACGAAAAGAAAAAGAAGAGCGTGAAAAGAAAGAGGCTGAAGCAAAACAACTTGCTGCTCAAGCTGAGTCTGCCGTACAAGCCTTAGAAAACAATCAAGTAATAGAAAATATTGCTCCAGCTCAAGCTGCCATCGCAAATGTAGCTGATCAAGGAACAAAAGATCGCTTAACTCATCGTGTTGGATTAGTACAAAATGCCATTACTGTCAGAGAACAACAAGCTGAACAAGCTCGACAAGTCGCAGCTGCAACACCTCAACCACAGCCTCAACAAGGCTTTGTATCACAACCTCAACAGGGCTCTTATCGAAATTGTAGTGAAGCTCGCGCTGCAGGTGCTGCACCGCTATACAGAGGACAAGCTGGTTATAACCCTCGTTTAGATAGAGATGGTGACGGTGTTGCTTGTGAATAAGAAATTATCTATTCTCATTTTGTCCATTTGCACAATGTCTTTGCTTACTATTTTATATATGAATTTTAAAAAGAGAGAAATTATTACCCCAAATACATACCAGGAAGCAATGACTTACGTCAAAAAGATTCATCTATCTGAGGTACAAGAGAAAATCGACAATAAAGAAGATTTCATCCTCTATATTGGTCGAGAATCATGTCCATTCTGTCAAAAATTCGCTCCCAAATTAGCAGTTGCTATTCAAAAAACGAATCAGACTGTTTATTATCTTGATAACGATTCAAAAGAGCGAAAAGACATCACAGCCTTCGCCCATGATATGAATATCAAGACGGTACCAAGTTTGTCATCTTTTAAAAAAGGTAGTAAAGAAAACTATTTAAAAAAAGGTAGCAAATCAAGTATCGAAGAGATTATGGAGCTCTTGACTCAATAAGTCAATTTAAAAATGTCAATACAAAAAGAGTAAGATAGAACGATTCGTTCCCATCTTACTCTTTTTTACTAACTCAACTCCGCCACAATGGCCTTAATTTGTGCTGCAGTATGCACTCCTGCTACTTGTTTAACAACCTGCCCATCTTTTTTAAAGAGCAAGGTTGGGATAGACATAATGCCGAAAGCACGCGCTGTATTTGGATTTTCGTCAACGTCCATTTTAACAATTTTCAAGACATCTTCTGAAAGTTCTTCAGACAATTTGTCCAAGATTGGACCTTGCATACGACATGGACCACACCAGGTCGCCCAGAAGTCTACCAAGACCAATCCTTCTTTCGTTTCTACTTCAAATGTTGCGTCTGTAATTGCTTTTACCATTGTTTTTCTCCTTTAGTTTTTGTATTGATCCAGGTCTTGCTTCATCAAATAGAAGAAGACATCTCCGTAAGTTCCATGGTAATCGAGTTCGTGCCCATTATAGGTCAATTTTTGTACAGGATAGTAATCCGCTACACCAATCAAGCAAGTCTGTTGGGAGCGTTCAAACTCTTCATAGGAATCAAAATGCATGACTCTTTCTTGCTTTGCACCATCTAGATATGTAATATCAATCATATCAGTAACCTCTATTTCTTAAGATGTATCCATTGTAACACTGTTCATTACATCTGTCAAACAAAACGACTTCCTCAGAATGATGGATCTTGTGCGAAAAGGAAAAGACGACAAAACAAAAAATCTCCCCGAAGGGAGATCGATCTGGTTTATTTTACCTTACAGTACTAGGAACCGTAGCCGAAGATTATACTGGATAAAACCGTTCTAGAGAAGGCGACGAACCGAAGATTGTAGGCTCTATCGTGCCATTTTCATACATGATGTATAGTCCAAGTGTAATGAATACTAAGGGCACAACGATTCGCTCATATTTTTCAATTGTCTCGGATATTAACGGCATAGAGGATAGCACACGACTAAGCTCGCAAAAGATAATTATGCCGATTGCAAACACAAGCAACGCCACGAGTGTCTGTGACCAATCTAACGAAGCAAAATAAGGTATATAGATACCTAAATTATCTCCGCCAGACGCAATTGTCAGCAATGTAACTGTCCAAAACAGTTGATTTGCCTTGCTTTGTTCAAATCTTTCAATAATTTCTTCCTCTTCTTCCTCACCTTCTCCAACAATTGCAAAGCGAATCCCTAAATAGATAGGGATTAAACCAAGCAATCCAACCATCCATGCTTCAGGCACGAAATTGACGACATAAGCAGCAACTAAACTCGCCCCTACAAGTAAGCCTGTGCCTAGATATTGCCCCGCATAAATATGCCATTTCTGTTTATTCTGTGATAGCTGTGCAAATAAAATAATTAAAATAATTAAATAATCGATACTGGTGGAAATATAAACACCAATAGCAGATATGATTGTCTGTCCCATAAAAAACTCCTGTATTAGTCAGTAATAAATCAGCAGATTTTAGGGAAACACAGACACATTAATTTAGCTATCGCTAGTGGGTAATGTCGAACGTAGGAAAGCATTTTACTCCTCCTCAAAACGTAGTTACAAAGTATTTTCTAACTGGAATTTGGTGACTACTTCCATGTAAAGTATAACCCACTATACTTTACTTCGTAAAGTGTAGGCTCTCCGAGGGAGCTTGCAGACTGCTACTATTTGAGTTTTTGTAGTCTCCAAAATTGTGGCCGATAAAACCTCAATAAAAAAGCCCCCTGAATTCAGAAGGCTCCATTCTTGCTGGATAAAACGTTTCTAGACAAGGCGCCGAGCCGAAGATTGTACTGATGGTACATCGAGGCGAAGTCAACGAAGTATAGAAACGTTTTAGACGCAAGATTAACGACGAAGTCCAAGAGAGTTGATCAACTCACGGTAACGGTTAACGTCGTTTGTACGAAGGTAAGCCAACAAGTTACGACGGCGACCGATTTTCTTCATCAAACCACGGTAAGTAGCGTGGTCTTTTTTGTGTTGTTTGATGTGTTCGTTCAAGTGGTTGATTTCCCAAGTAAGGACAGCAACTTGTACTTCTACTGAACCAGTGTCACCTTCGTGACGTGCGTATTGTGCAATGATTTCATTTTTTTTCTCTTTTGAGATTGCCATGATAAGCTCCTTTTCTTTATGCTCTATCCGAGTGGCAGGTTTGGCATATCCTGCTACCAAGAAAGAGTTAGTTGTCTATTCGACCTTCTTATTCTACCAAGATTTCATCTTTCTGTCAAACACTTATGTTTCCTTCAAGATGGATTTTTAAGATGAACCTCAAGAATTTGAACGGTTTGATGGAGCATTCTTCTAGCAAGTTATTCAAAAAGACAAATATCTTTTAGGATATTTGTCTTTTAAGGGTATGAATCTTATTTTTCTTTCCGTTTACCACGCAAGAGCAAAGCCAATGCAAAAACTGCTAAAAGTGCACCGAGTATGGTCAACCCGTATGCAACAACTTCACCAGTTGATGGGAGAATTTTTTTCTTTCCTTCTCTTGGTGTGGTTGGAGTTTCTGGTTTTTCCGGCTTGCTTGGCGGTGTTGTAGGAGGTGTTGTTGGCGGTGTCGTCGGTGGTGTTGTAGGAGGTGTTGTCGGTGGTGTACTTGGTGGAGTGGTCGGAGGTGTTGTTGGTGGCGTATGACGGTTGGTTACCGTGAAACCATCAATAGTTGTTGTATAACCAACTACTGGATCCTCTGTAATGGTGTAAGTAATCTTCTTACCTTCCTTGTATACGGGTAGATCCGTAAAGCTTGCCTGCCAATTATCAGTAGCTGTGATTTCTTTTACAGCCACTTCTTGACCATCCGCAAGGAGACGAACGGTGATTTTTTCAGGACGAAGACCATCTTTGTTGTCTGCGTCATCCCAGATCTTCTTAACCGCTACTTCCGTTACTTCTGGCGTGCGGCTATTAGTGATCACTACATTTCCCTTGTTACTGTCATCAACCGTACTAGTATAGCCTTTGACTGTTCCAACTTCTTTCACTTGGTACTGAATCTCTTTGCCTTTCGCTTTTAGAGGCAAATTGCTAAAGGTATGAGTCCAGTTATTTTTAGCAGAAAGTTCCACTTCTTTTCCTTGAGCTTTGCCGTCTGCATAAAGCTGTACCTTAATGGTGTTTGGACGTTTTCCATCTTGGTCATTGTTGTCTTCCCAACGTTTTGTAACAGTGACGCTGGTTTTACCTGGCTTGTAGCTATTGGTAATAGTTGTTCCATCAATCGCAGCAGAGTAATTGGCTACTGTGTCTTCTGTGACTGTGTAGACAATTTGTTTACCGTTATTGTATTTTGGAAGATTTGTAAAGACTGTCTTCCAATCAGTCGCTGCACTTAGCTCTTGGCTAGCTACTTCTGTACCATCTGCAAGGAGACGAACAGTGACCTTGTCAGGACGAACGCCATCTTGATTATCATTATCTTTCCAGATCTTCGTTACTGGAATTTCAACAACTTCTGGTGTACGGCTATTGGTAATATTGGTTCCTTCGATAATTGTTTCATAGCCTTCAACAGGTTCTTCTGAAACAGTGTAGGCAATGAGATTACCAGCATCATCGACCACATCGAGATTATCAAACTGATAAGCCCAAGTTCCTGCAGCATCTGGTTTCACTTCTTTAGAAGCAACTTTAACTCCATTTGCTAGGAGGTTGACGGTGATTTTTGATGGACGCTTGCCATCTTGGTTATCATTATCATTCCATGTCTTTTGACCAGCAACGCTTGTTTTTTCTTTTTGGTTTACGACATCACGAGAAATCGCGAGGTCATTTCCAAAATCATCCTTGCTGATCTTGATAGGTTCTTCAGAGAGCACATAGCCTGTCGGAGCTTGAATTTCTTTAACCGTATAAGCCTGCTTGATCAAGCCCGTAATGGTGCCAACACCATTCTCATCTGTCGTAATGGTTCCAACTTGCTCACCTGTATCATCTGCTGTCACAGCAAAAACGGCACCTGCAAGCGCTTGACCATTTTCACCTTTTTTGTGAATCGTGAATGAGTACTTCTCACCATTAAATTGTCCATCAAAGAACTGATACAGAATGTCTGCTACCTTATTTTGCTCCTTGATTTCTGAAGCTGTCATTGTCGCATTGTTTTTAAAGGATGTATTGATGGCTGGAACCTTGTCCAGATAGACATCATAGCGAACAGTCATCCCTTGTTCAGGAGCTAGATCTCCAATATGAACCGTTAGAGAACGACCGTCGGCGCTGACAACAGGGGAATAATTTTTAGTAACGTTTGTGGTATCTTTTAAATGATAAGCCCCATCTTCGTCACTGACCTGCCAAGTTCCTGTATGGATGTTGACAGAATCTGCTTTGATCTTCCCATCTGTAAAGGCCAATTGGTCTTTAATGTCAATATTATGAAGGGCTGTGTGGCCTTGATTGATGTTCAAGGTATAGGTCAATTTTAATTTATCATCTGAGTTGGTCCACCCCCACTTGCTAAAGACTTCTGGAGTAGGAGGATTCTCACCTGGATTGACCCCTTTGTAATCGATATTCCCACCCGAAATCACTTTCTTATCGATCGTAAGAGTAAAATCAAGTGTCTTTTGTCCTTTGACGACTTGGTGGTCTACACGCGCAAAGAAACGCAGTTTCCCTGTCACATTGGCCATTCTTTCAGGATAGTCCGTATAGGTTACGGTGATGACCTTTCTTTGATCATCTACCGTTGCTGTCGCAACTTTTTGACCACTTGGATCCAGCAGGTCAATGGTATCCGTTTCAAAGACCTTAAAGTCATCTCCAAGTTGGATAACGGTCTGATCTCCCTTTTTTACACGTCCATTCGGCAACACAAAGTTTGCTTCAACTTGAAAACTCTCCCAAACACCGAGTGGATCTGTAATCGCTCCACCAGTTGATTTCGAGATGTTTACAGATGTCACAACATCATTGATCGTATCTGCATGGACTTTAGATGGACTATTGGGTCTTGCAAATCCTAAAGCCGCTAGTAAAAATAGGGCAACTGTTGTCACAACAGAATAGAGCCACTTTTTCATAAACGATTTTTCTCCTTTTTCTACGTTTACTAGATAAGGTATGTGAGTCGAAAAATTATCACTACATATTGTGATTTTATGCACAACCCATCTTTTTTCATTATAATCGATTTACTTTGAGAAGACAAGCTAATATATATGCTTTTTGTATTTTAAGTACATTTTTTTGAAACAAAGAAAAAATAGAGAGTGGGACAGAAATCGGTAATTCGTTAGAATTCGATTTCGTCGTCCCACCTCCTCACAGTTGAGTAGGGCTGTAAAAGCTGATGAAATCAGCGTAGTAGAGCCCACTCAACCACTGCGTCTTGCTCGACAATCCAAAAACAATTGAGAGGCTAGGACTTTTGTCCCAGCCTCTTGGTTTTTTGCTTATAAAGGAACACCGAAGACCTCTAGGGACTTGAGTTCTGAAGGCTGGAGTCTTCGCCATTCTCCCAATTGAAGAGTTGGATCTAGCATTAGAGGACCCATAGAGATCCGCTCTAAATCCACCACCTCCTTGCCACAGGCAGCGACCATGCGCTTGACCTGATGGAATTTTCCTTCAGCGATTTCGATTTCGACATAGGAGCTGGCATTTGCCTCATTCACCTCTAAGATCTGCAATCTCGCGGGTAAGGTCGTGAAATCTTTGAGGGCAATGCCAGCTTCAAAACGGGCTACATCTGCCTCATCCATGATCCCAGCCACCTGGGCACGGTAGATCTTCGACACATGCTTCTTCGGCGAAAGCATGGCATGAGCGAGCTTGCCGTTATTGGTCAAAAGCAGCAAGCCATGGGTATCGATATCTAGGCGCCCGACAGGAAAGACTTCCTTGTGACGGGCTGTCTCATCCAATAGATCTAGCACAGTTTGGTGGTGATCATCTTCAGTCGCTGAGATGACCCCAGCCGGTTTATTAAGCAGATAATACACGAAGGTTTCATGGACCAGGTCTTCTCCCATAAAGGTCACCCGATCCTTGCCTGGGTCAATCTGTAGCTTTCCTGCTGTCTCTTTTTTTCCATTCACTGCGATTTTCTTTTGCTTGAGGAGTTGTTTGACCTCGGTCCTGCTCCCCATGCCACAATCCACTAAAAATTTATCTAGCCGCATAATTACTTCCCGCTCTTTCGCACAATCCAAAGGCCAAAAAAGGAAACCAGGATCATGAGGATACCAGAAAATCCAAAAATGAAGACTGGAGCAGATGAGATCGTCCCTAATAGACTAAGGACAAAGGTCGTTGCGATCGAACCTGTGCTACATCCCAAAACCGCAATGGACGTTGCCTGGCTCAAGACCCCTGCTGGCATCTTATCAGATAAGACATTGTAAACTGTTGTCAAAGCCACACTGTAGGCGAAGCCAGAAGCAATGGTTACAAGGACAAGAATCAAGAGATTTGGAGAGACCCCGATCAACATTTGGGCCACACCATAAGCTACTCCCGAAACCAATAATAAATGATCACGGAATAGATAGGTCAAGGGCGAGAAGGCCAAACCTGCCAAGATCCCAACAAATTGCATGGCTGCTAATATAACCCCAGCAGTTTGGGCAGTGCCATGTCCAACTTGTTCTACCACACTTGGAATCCGAACGGTGATCATGACATTGGACAAGACGATAGCTGCAGCAACGACCGCTAAGCCGAGCGTAGTCCGCCATTGTCCCCCCGTCATCTTGACATCCCGGTGTTTTTCCTCCACTGCTTCTGTCTTAGATCCATAAGGCACAAATAAGAGATACAAAAGTAAGATAGGAATGCTGATGCCGTAAACGAGAAAGGCAGCCTGCCAGCCAAAGCGAATCAAAAGGCTGACTCCAAAGGTTAAAACGGCCGTCCCAACAACTTCTGCAGAACCACGAATACCAAGAGTTTGGACGCGTTCTTTTCCTTTATAGCGCTCACTGATAATGGCAATGGCAGAAACATTGAGCAAACCAACTGCCATCCCGAAAATAATCCGAGACAAAAAGACAACTGGATAAGCTGGACTGATTAAGGGAATAAAGCCACATAGAGCGTAAGCAACTAAGCCCGTCACAATCATCTGACGCTCTGAAAATAGGCGTCCAATCCATTTATTGAAGATGAGTGAAACCATGATCCCGGCAGAAGGAAGCGAGACCAAGAGCTCAATCATGCTGTGAGGAATTCCCTTGTAATAGGCAAACATGGCCGACTGCGCACTCGAAATCGAAAACGAGGTCGTCAAAATAAATGAAAGCGCGAGAATACTCACTTTCTCCATGATTTTTTTCATTATTCTATCCTTTAAACTAATCTTTTTTTCACACTCCTCCTATAATAACACGA
The Streptococcus parasanguinis genome window above contains:
- a CDS encoding MFS transporter; the encoded protein is MKKIMEKVSILALSFILTTSFSISSAQSAMFAYYKGIPHSMIELLVSLPSAGIMVSLIFNKWIGRLFSERQMIVTGLVAYALCGFIPLISPAYPVVFLSRIIFGMAVGLLNVSAIAIISERYKGKERVQTLGIRGSAEVVGTAVLTFGVSLLIRFGWQAAFLVYGISIPILLLYLLFVPYGSKTEAVEEKHRDVKMTGGQWRTTLGLAVVAAAIVLSNVMITVRIPSVVEQVGHGTAQTAGVILAAMQFVGILAGLAFSPLTYLFRDHLLLVSGVAYGVAQMLIGVSPNLLILVLVTIASGFAYSVALTTVYNVLSDKMPAGVLSQATSIAVLGCSTGSIATTFVLSLLGTISSAPVFIFGFSGILMILVSFFGLWIVRKSGK